The following are encoded in a window of Paraburkholderia sp. HP33-1 genomic DNA:
- the tolR gene encoding protein TolR, with amino-acid sequence MAGSRSSSMRGSRQRRAMADINVVPYIDVMLVLLVIFMVTAPLVAPSIVNLPTVGGAAPQQQTPPVIVNIRADGNMSVKYKDDSGTQQQEDMTKAGLNGFIADRAQSHPDQPVVIAADKTVKYEAVMNVMSQLKAQGVKRVGLLVKSQ; translated from the coding sequence ATGGCAGGCTCCCGCTCCTCAAGCATGCGCGGCTCGCGTCAGCGGCGCGCGATGGCCGACATCAACGTCGTGCCATACATCGACGTGATGCTCGTGCTGCTCGTGATCTTCATGGTCACGGCGCCGCTCGTCGCGCCGTCGATCGTCAATCTGCCGACCGTCGGCGGCGCCGCGCCCCAGCAACAGACGCCGCCCGTGATCGTCAACATCCGCGCCGACGGCAACATGAGCGTCAAGTACAAGGACGACTCCGGCACGCAGCAGCAGGAAGACATGACGAAGGCTGGCCTCAACGGTTTCATCGCGGATCGGGCACAATCGCACCCCGATCAGCCCGTCGTGATCGCCGCCGACAAAACCGTGAAATACGAAGCCGTGATGAACGTGATGTCCCAGCTGAAGGCTCAGGGCGTCAAGCGCGTTGGATTGCTCGTCAAATCGCAATGA
- the tolQ gene encoding protein TolQ, whose translation MNTTQDLSIVSLVLNASLLAQAVMALLLLLSLLSWTFIFRKWFAIRRARAQTERFERDFWSGGDLQALYQSAANNRHTIGALERIFESGMREFLKGKEKRLNDSGAILDGARRAMRAAFQREMDVLEANLAFLASVGSVSPYIGLFGTVWGIMNAFRGLANVQQATLANVAPGIAEALTATAIGLFAAIPAVVAYNRYAHDIDRLAIRFETFIEEFSNILQRQAQ comes from the coding sequence ATGAACACTACACAAGATCTGTCGATCGTTTCACTCGTACTCAACGCGAGCCTGCTGGCCCAGGCCGTCATGGCTCTGCTGCTGTTGCTGTCGCTGCTCTCCTGGACTTTCATCTTCCGTAAGTGGTTTGCGATTCGCCGGGCGCGCGCGCAAACTGAACGCTTCGAGCGTGATTTCTGGTCGGGCGGAGACCTGCAGGCGCTGTATCAGAGCGCCGCGAACAACCGCCACACGATTGGCGCGCTCGAGCGGATTTTCGAGTCCGGCATGCGCGAATTCCTGAAAGGCAAAGAGAAGCGCCTGAACGATTCCGGCGCGATTCTCGACGGCGCCCGTCGCGCGATGCGCGCTGCGTTCCAGCGTGAAATGGATGTGCTCGAAGCGAACCTCGCGTTTCTCGCATCGGTCGGTTCGGTCAGCCCGTATATCGGTCTGTTCGGCACGGTGTGGGGGATCATGAATGCGTTCCGCGGCCTCGCCAACGTGCAGCAGGCCACGCTCGCGAACGTCGCGCCGGGCATCGCCGAGGCGCTGACCGCCACCGCGATCGGCCTGTTCGCCGCAATTCCGGCCGTGGTTGCCTATAACCGCTACGCGCACGACATCGACCGCCTGGCGATCCGCTTCGAAACCTTCATCGAAGAGTTCTCGAACATCCTGCAGCGCCAGGCACAGTAA
- the ybgC gene encoding tol-pal system-associated acyl-CoA thioesterase, producing MRRMNMSTSQPGTEIGYTWPIRVYYEDTDAGGIVFYANYLKFFERARTEWLRACGVDQHRLAEENDAIFIVRSTAVDYRAPARLDDIVKIVSRIERLGRASVDFVQEAWREGVLLATGSVRVGCVDRATLRPAAIPASVLAALRRGPGVSQHGD from the coding sequence ATGCGCCGCATGAATATGTCGACCAGCCAGCCCGGCACGGAAATCGGCTACACGTGGCCCATCCGCGTGTACTACGAAGACACCGACGCCGGCGGCATCGTGTTTTACGCCAATTACCTGAAGTTTTTCGAACGCGCGCGCACCGAATGGCTGCGCGCGTGCGGTGTCGACCAGCATCGGCTCGCGGAAGAAAACGACGCGATTTTCATCGTGCGCAGTACCGCGGTCGACTACCGGGCTCCGGCCCGGCTCGACGACATCGTGAAAATTGTCAGCCGGATCGAGCGTCTTGGCCGAGCTTCGGTAGACTTCGTGCAGGAAGCGTGGCGCGAAGGCGTGTTGCTGGCTACCGGTTCGGTCCGGGTTGGCTGCGTGGACCGCGCGACGCTGCGGCCGGCCGCGATCCCGGCTTCGGTTCTCGCCGCGCTGCGGCGCGGGCCGGGCGTGAGCCAGCACGGGGACTGA
- the ydfG gene encoding bifunctional NADP-dependent 3-hydroxy acid dehydrogenase/3-hydroxypropionate dehydrogenase YdfG, with amino-acid sequence MIVFVTGASAGFGAAIARAFVKGGHRVVATARRKDRLQALADELGDALLPYELDVRDRAAVEAVPASLPAGFAAIDVLVNNAGLALGTEPAHKASLDEWNTMIETNCTGLVQVTHALLPGMVERNRGHIFNLGSVAGRWPYAGGNVYGATKAFVRQFSLNLRADLAGTALRVTDIEPGLCGGTEFSNVRYRGDDDKAAKVYENVQPLTAEDIADSIYWIATRPAHVNINTIELMPVAQSFGGLAVHRG; translated from the coding sequence ATGATCGTGTTTGTCACTGGAGCGTCGGCCGGCTTCGGCGCCGCCATCGCCCGCGCATTTGTCAAAGGCGGCCATCGCGTCGTCGCCACCGCCCGCCGCAAGGACCGCCTGCAGGCACTCGCCGACGAGCTCGGCGACGCACTGCTGCCGTACGAACTCGACGTGCGTGACCGCGCCGCCGTCGAAGCCGTGCCGGCCTCGCTGCCGGCCGGGTTCGCCGCGATCGACGTGCTCGTCAACAACGCCGGCCTCGCGCTCGGCACCGAGCCGGCGCACAAGGCGAGCCTCGACGAATGGAACACCATGATCGAGACGAATTGCACGGGCCTCGTGCAGGTCACGCATGCGCTGTTGCCCGGCATGGTCGAGCGCAATCGCGGGCATATCTTCAATCTGGGCTCGGTGGCGGGCCGCTGGCCGTACGCGGGCGGCAACGTGTACGGCGCGACCAAGGCGTTCGTGCGCCAGTTCAGCCTGAACCTGCGCGCCGACCTCGCCGGCACCGCGCTGCGCGTGACCGACATCGAGCCGGGTCTGTGCGGCGGCACCGAATTCTCGAACGTGCGCTATCGCGGCGATGACGACAAGGCCGCCAAGGTCTACGAAAACGTGCAGCCGCTGACCGCCGAAGACATCGCGGATTCGATCTACTGGATCGCCACGCGCCCGGCCCACGTCAACATCAACACGATCGAGCTGATGCCGGTCGCGCAGTCGTTCGGCGGTCTGGCCGTGCATCGCGGCTGA